The following proteins are co-located in the Acropora palmata chromosome 11, jaAcrPala1.3, whole genome shotgun sequence genome:
- the LOC141897082 gene encoding 3'-5' exoribonuclease HELZ2-like isoform X2: MAQGGEGFRPSWEDSEELRNLMHLCLMGILNVKDLTEIADQKLQTKEYDVAATIYSTALHLPIDDIFLEEVDSIAEHIYRKRAECWFRLDKDVKAIEDSSEAIKFAARGKGTNNLMAKSLFIKIKAMERLGEFVEVLPFAVLCRHLRPKCEKTLRTLTRVKEKINKMIREDEQVANQILIRMVACGKKEMERGQFELALDHFSELLELLYFKIVPGVLLMKAECLLKLGRHKEAKESCEKVLVYESNNKIARKLMQQISEKLKNLDGTKEEKAVCTVGKKKADDRKEYKSTKTSSSQEDTPGPEDSQDDEATQGLKIKVKEKSESAAEEKRKVVPSASETDKIKIKSKESKRKKMKTKGEKQKAECASSSGETSQPKIKTPSQDDVSGEERSQSTSSVARDTSISLENPDKATSGKTAASISSLASTVKALDVDEDDSSGEFTVVDYSRRRRSSRSAKANSGKQPLLLQDTPGSAETSLPLQGVAQSNFKQGISHPPDNEKKTVENHSLIRKPESAVRTASNATSMRTTAVPTQTSGQKLTMIDSKSSQKIPYQGLPNVDSDQQSCCNALPKGVVVACEHFLRGSSSQASKVCAACKQPGNPSRLRYAVWNRVYWQEIRPFPAFMVPPKANLDLCRHFNPYKRCAKQSCSFPHGQVESAMWTMERDGVLPTPRQIFEAEQSRRVQSISTEVLSNAKQMTDTKEKGSVAYPSMSLSSLNEFPALGNLTSESTAPKIQNSSASTTPMKVTSAQSIIPPSKIITAENTGKTPISDSSTKPLVIPQSRNETSLESVTPVPSTAWVQSSDPSGKSTASLLFSAPPSEKNSLLTPRTNTKQSPQSFNNYSKLPENVVVVCMHFLNKSIKAKACKGCENRSKLMYAVWNDNKKKWQEIRPYPERVTANVAFTVCRYFSMHGFCLRPQCSFAHGTEEQLMWTLEREGALRTPRETLTGLPERTTENPILPTTQLRYRPSPPGVTNGVYKLCQSYYTREWCRFGRGCIFAHGKEELSEWEQEYRRKEREKHIKERQDKEEMLMSEILKGSTEDLVSDLEGVDVSCDPPDFAVKLQDSKTYQWTFTLKFKTEDSGYLRHVLLLHRHHDVYQLSKISVGSYQGNNGCDSYNLCFTAKLTGYFYKAPQVMSSGMMRVSLTVSFTSSLLGIFDQSVVFDFGKKPYLVKKLTVDVHSQSWSLDPVISHSVEDATFWDERSVQVVRFVDQTGEALQRLHLSRVYSLPVGLKIPTEELTRNNYKDIMHALLYVEERFMKDEISRYTLSQTQLHAQWNIFDEMTGMKCALENELFGILHLQGEDALRPDDAAGRLLYRNVNSIWLQLSQSVSNKVYEAPVEKVESECVVLRMSSKACSDLNLFDTCDVSVNAQFQLNRWPICEMHEAVDRLTPGQLERLVFPGQRTPTASVVNEVTIRWQWLLDQRLNDHQKAVIKRIASRECDALPLVVFGPFGTGKTFTLNQAVRLLVQLDKSHRILLCTHSNRAADIHVELLDKYLKEQNGTPASTPLRIYQPMRRLETASQIARNYCLIKNGVFLLPTRENILERRVIITTLSTSKVLLKLQVFHGFFTHILIDEAAQALEPETLTPLVFAGPNTKVVFTGDHMQMSPEVYSPHARQLGLEKSLAERLFDLYEQEEESTKQNNVLFLTENYRSNEEILKFPSFHFYGDELVASGHKSHPAHPKYGPLLFFSARGKEEKEQDNSYFNLSEVDEVVKRVKEIANNWPTEWGPRKLSDIAVLSSYRYQVQAIRNSLRKDRAFKDVKVDTIHNVQGEEFRVLFISTVRTFHTCKPQEDQVRSSGDDRQLYWEFLSDPKLLNTAVTRATCLVAVVGDPVSLCTVGNCRTIWRNFIERCNQMRGLYGTTVDQLKKEVNAAIASIQLNPEAKTFVPKSTPVSEPELHTIATEGTNIVTDQEATQERTEPENNISKTKDFHSNDLQKGENEVDVEENEVRKSILCNAAAKKQDQGGQEEKEEQDGQEGEIDLEDIFVDDETLHPREIDEIIKAFIEECKRTRQLQDETASMFQDSEFPALEASRSKAVRSHTAEKIQFSSYNKTEDISDLCPQVVIVNGRVEVRLTNLGLYKAPSERAQKIIASAKEQEFFDPFVLRNLLEKEPDRYVRCNLRLSPENPQMGYAVVENTTTPDIQIRGRVRQAFDKDKIVLELLNPDKKSGSNPNENDSNVQGKIVGVLEHIISPRERQFVCTPDYENSVVMLPINKSAVKLANLGDKSCAGLPIYRMGQNGRPTQVKIIEREQVLSGKYLFVVKFLRWGPEYPYPLGMVVKKLPRGDDLKSSMEIVYAERGIRRAFKEDTMKYVKQTFPPDWSIPKKEYSDRPRVGEAFTIDPPNSMDLDDAITVEKPTSSTCLIGIHIADVSFFVKPSSSLDEEAFLRCTSYYPGEEQESIPMLPRELSEGYCSLLPEKDRLAVSVFVTLDEEGRIIKEPNVKRTIVTSCCRLTYLEAQEVINGSKESAITVPVKIAENIRQLSSLAQKRRRIRLKDRAFDHWQDDESEECFEAHELVEEMMLLANEEVAKILSAKCPSLAPLRIQIPPKDHRLAEWVEMHSKYATLSLQYAKIFQNRSDTSSSLNLLHREVPALKMQRWVWSAIRQAVVSRDFPKIYQLICNEANHPQLAAMQSRFRRIQSESKFVCEDDQPPENIQHYSLGMRSYTHFTSPIRRYMDVVVHRLLLDSTVSQDDIAKVCRRSNYVHDNSRKFKRDCKRIRMAFKLQERCHETRVFIESIDHNSLSLHISKPEDDNLAGKQKQLVLSHLNLVALERKNDDEILFHWKFRKYTAPDGSSYFNEPIEANHRSDSSVVDIPPDDWRRILNAVRSDDENTLVEIVKQLEAQLKSTSTLGEVDKRPQSAVSAKCFEPYKHPHFGESHSHFSSEPNDHFYEKKLLLKKYDFFAVQLCPHMVRGMLVPEIQLFKVNPHFNICVEHRKHPRESFAHTARHQASREHYETIDEYINAWRPVLAMEAATEAVKESDGFVIERVKTVWKNTKDGTRCSISLPKSYCKDRQLEFHPGDLVCVRVPYSDTNFLSSSEPSQNNKNYSSYCNQPQLVSDFWVGHCIVNWATRLEKVKEEQKKKIDITLDLHQKSSQIPDGLTNGDEHRCTIELLHRILPQRRMYAALCTELKNSSKLVHAICKGEEPKEENFEMELPLKVSLVQHGFKSLNQFQEAAVKEALSKPFTLIQGPPGTGKTVTGVHIAYSFTERNKRLAPFMNRQKRTGKMKSEENEPKAPAQVIYCGPSNKAVDVVTEYLMKIPRLKILRVYSDLVEQKEFPIPNALKPARATRSDADLKITSEKVKSVSLHHVIRSSVCPHAQDLRECEEGFAEARKRSEKIGEAKVDEYRKLIGKAERWALEQSGVQIVLCTCVTAGSRRIVTSCDNVQQCIVDECGMCMEPESLVPITCSGARQIVLIGDHKQLQPVVQDHVAKSLGLNVSMFERHSKRAKMLRLQYRMHAGICEFPSHAFYDGKLQTAEVVKLRERSPIPFWPAMISQGKDIPIVFCHVEGQEESTRIASAESNEESKWNQKEVLKTVHVAKCIVNQYGKHVRKSNVAVLTPYRQQLNEISKRLKGAYEEILVTTITKSQGSEWDYVIISLVRSLKEDEIDPEPTKTWLQKHLGFLADEHQMNVGLTRARKGLCIIGNKHLLSKDKMWAELLQHYEKNHCLVDEKWPWQ; the protein is encoded by the exons GGAAGACACAAGGAGGCAAAGGAGAGCTGCGAAAAGG TGCTTGTTTATGAATCAAACAACAAAATCGCTCGAAAATTGATGCAGCAAATTTCCGAGAAGTTGAAGAATTTAGATGGGACAAAAGAAGAGAAG GCTGTTTGCACTGTGGGAAAGAAGAAAGCTGATGATAGGAAGGAATATAAATCAACCAAAACG TCTTCATCGCAAGAAGATACACCTGGGCCAGAAGACAGCCAAGACGACGAGGCTACCCAAGGacttaaaattaaagttaaagAAAAG agtGAGAGTGCAGCGGAAGAGAAGAGGAAGGTTGTTCCTTCAGCATCAGAAACAG ACAAGATAAAGATCAAGAGCAAGGAAAGCAAGAGGAAAAAGATGAAGACGAAAGGAGAGAAACAAAAGGCCGAATGTGCTTCCAGTtcag GTGAGACATCTCAACCAAAGATCAAGACTCCATCGCAGGATGACGTTTCAGGTGAAGAAAGATCCCAAAGCACGAGCTCGGTAGCAAGAGACACAAGCATAAGCTTGGAGAATCCCGATAAGGCTACTTCTGGAAAGACTGCCGCGTCAATTTCATCGCTTGCATCTACTGTTAAAGCTCTTGATGTTGACGAGGATGATTCCTCTGGAGAATTTACAGTAGTGGATTACTCTCGCCGGCGTCGTTCTAGCCGTTcagcaaaagcaaattcagGTAAGCAGCCATTACTCCTACAAGATACCCCAGGGAGCGCAGAAACCAGCTTGCCTTTGCAAGGAGTTGCCCAGTCAAACTTCAAGCAAGGCATCAGTCATCCACCAGAtaacgaaaagaaaacagtggAGAACCATAGTTTAATAAGGAAACCAGAGTCTGCTGTTAGAACTGCCTCGAATGCAACTTCAATGAGGACGACGGCAGTTCCAACTCAAACTTCAGGTCAAAAGCTAACAATGATTGACTCCAAGTCATCCCAAAAGATTCCTTACCAAGGATTGCCAAACGTCGACAGTGATCAACAATCGTGTTGTAATGCGTTACCCAAAGGAGTAGTTGTAGCATGTGAGCACTTTTTACGGGGAAGTAGTTCCCAAGCGTCGAAAGTTTGTGCCGCTTGCAAACAACCTGGAAACCCCAGCCGTCTGAGATACGCTGTCTGGAACAGAGTCTACTGGCAAGAAATAAGACCGTTTCCTGCTTTCATGGTGCCACCAAAAGCCAATTTGGATCTCTGCCGACATTTTAACCCTTACAAGCGTTGTGCAAAGCAGTCATGTTCCTTTCCTCATGGACAAGTGGAATCAGCTATGTGGACAATGGAACGCGATGGTG TTCTTCCTACCCCTAGACAAATATTTGAAGCTGAACAATCCAGGAGAGTCCAGTCCATCTCAACTGAAGTACTATCCAACGCAAAACAAATGACAGACACCAAGGAAAAGGGTTCAGTAGCTTACCCGAGCATGTCTCTATCAAGTTTAAATGAATTCCCTGCCTTAGGAAATCTCACATCAGAGTCAACCGCTCCAAAGATTCAGAACTCCTCTGCTTCGACAACACCCATGAAGGTTACTTCAGCACAATCAATCATTCCGCCTTCCAAGATTATCACAGCAGAAAATACAGGAAAGACACCCATTTCAGATTCCTCTACGAAGCCTCTTGTGATACCACAAAGCAGGAATGAAACTTCATTGGAAAGTGTCACCCCTGTGCCTTCGACTGCTTGGGTTCAGAGTTCCGATCCATCCGGAAAATCCACCGCATCCCTTCTCTTCAGTGCCCCTCCAAGTGAGAAGAACAGTTTACTAACTCCTAGAACGAACACAAAGCAATCACCTCAATcgtttaataattattcaaaattgCCAGAGAATGTAGTCGTTGTCTGCATGCACTTCCTCAACAAGAGCATCAAGGCTAAAGCATGTAAAGGATGCGAGAATCGTTCAAAGCTAATGTATGCTGTATGGAATGACAATAAAAAGAAGTGGCAAGAAATAAGGCCATACCCAGAGAGGGTCACAGCCAACGTGGCGTTCACTGTGTGCCGATATTTCTCCATGCACGGCTTCTGTTTGCGACCACAGTGTTCGTTTGCTCACGGCACCGAAGAACAACTCATGTGGACCTTAGAAAGGGAAGGAG CTCTACGCACTCCAAGAGAAACTCTGACTGGATTACCTGAGAGAACAACCGAGAACCCAATCCTTCCCACAACACAGTTGCGTTATAGACCTTCTCCTCCTGGAGTGACCAATGGAGTCTACAAGTTATGCCAAAG TTACTATACTAGGGAATGGTGTAGATTTGGGCGAGGATGCATATTTGCGCACGGAAAGGAAGAACTAAGCGAATGGGAACAAGAATACCGacgaaaagaaagagagaagcaCATAAAGGAGCGCCAAGACAAGGAAGAAATGTTGATGTCAGAAATTTTGAAAGGATCCACAGAAGAT CTCGTGTCGGATCTCGAAGGAGTTGATGTCAGCTGTGATCCACCAGACTTTGCTGTAAAACTTCAAGATAGCAAAACATACCAGTGGACATTCACCCTCAAGTTCAAG aCAGAGGATTCTGGATACCTACGACACGTTCTGTTACTCCATAGACACCACGATGTCTATCAGCTATCGAAAATAAGCGTGGGTTCTTACCAGGGAAACAACGGTTGTGATAGCTACAATTTGTGTTTCACTGCAAAGCTTACAGGATACTTTTACAAGGCACCACAAGTTATGTCATCTGGAATGATGAGAGTTTCTCTAACCGTCTCATTCACGTCCTCACTGCTTGGGATCTTTGATCAGAGCGTGGTTTTCGATTTTGGGAAGAAACCTTACCTCGTAAAGAAACTCACCGTGGATGTACACAGCCAATCCTGGTCTCTTGATCCTGTTATCTCACACAGTGTAGAAGATGCTACATTCTGGGACGAGAGATCTGTGCAAGTAGTTAGGTTTGTTGATCAAACGGGTGAGGCTCTTCAAAGATTGCACTTGTCAAGAGTGTACAGTCTTCCTGTGGGTTTGAAGATACCAACTGAAGAATTGACTCGCAACAACTACAAAGATATAATGCATGCACTGTTGTATGTGGAGGAACGTTTCATGAAGGATGAAATTTCACG CTATACACTGAGTCAGACGCAATTGCACGCTCAGTGGAATATCTTTGATGAGATGACTGGGATGAAATGCGCATTAGAGAATGAGCTTTTTGGAATCCTTCACCTACAAGGGGAAGACGCTTTAAGACCTGACGATGCTGCTGGCCGTCTCCTCTATCGTAACGTAAACTCCATTTGGTTACAACTGTCACAAAGCGTCTCTAACAAAGTCTACGAAGCACCTGTTGAAAAAGTCGAGAGTGAATGTGTTGTGCTAAGAATGTCATCTAAGGCGTGTTCTGACTTGAACCTCTTTGACACCTGTGATGTTTCCGTTAATGCGCAGTTCCAACTAAACCGATGGCCAATTTGTGAAATGCACGAAGCCGTTGATAGACTTACACCAGGTCAGTTGGAACGGCTGGTTTTCCCAGGGCAAAGAACTCCTACTGCATCCGTCGTCAATGAA GTCACAATTCGTTGGCAATGGCTCCTAGATCAGCGACTGAATGACCACCAGAAAGCGGTAATCAAACGTATTGCATCCCGCGAGTGCGACGCGCTGCCTCTAGTTGTCTTTGGACCATTTGGTACAGGAAAAACGTTCACTCTTAATCAAGCTGTCCGTCTCTTGGTGCAGTTGGACAAGTCACACAGAATCCTTCTATGCACGCACTCAAATCGTGCAGCTGATATTCATGTGGAATTGCTGGATAAGTATTTGAAAGAGCAGAATGGTACACCAGCATCAACACCATTGAGAATATATCAACCTATGAGAAG ATTGGAGACAGCATCACAAATTGCGAGGAATTACTGCCTGATTAAAAACGGGGTATTCTTGTTGCCTACTCGTGAGAATATTCTTGAACGTCGAGTGATTATCACCACCCTGAGCACATCAAAAGTGCTTTTGAAACTTCAAGTGTTTCATGGCTTCTTTACCCACATTCTCATTGATGAGGCCGCCCAGGCCCTGGAACCGGAAACCCTGACACCACTGGTATTTGCCGGTCCGAACACGAAAGTTGTTTTCACTGGAGATCACATGCAG atgaGTCCAGAGGTCTACTCCCCACATGCAAGACAATTAGGCCTTGAAAAATCCTTGGCAGAACGCCTTTTTGATTTGTATGAACAGGAAGAAGAgtcaacaaagcaaaataacgTATTGTTCCTCACAGAGAATTATCGTTCCAACGAGGAAATCCTCAAGTTTCCTTCGTTCCACTTCTATGGTGATGAGCTCGTTGCTAGTGGTCATAAGTCTCATCCAGCGCATCCAAAGTACGGCCCTCTGCTGTTCTTTTCAGCTCGTGGAAAGGAAGAGAAGGAGCAAGATAATTCATATTTCAACCTGTCTGAGGTTGATGAAGTAGTGAAAAGGGTCAAAGAGATCGCAAACAACTGGCCGACTGAGTGGGGTCCTAGGAAATTATCTGATATCGCTGTTCTTTCTTCCTATCGATACCAG gtcCAAGCCATTCGAAATAGCCTGAGAAAGGACAGAGCCTTTAAGGATGTGAAAGTGGATACAATCCACAATGTCCAAG GGGAAGAATTCCGAGTACTTTTCATTAGCACAGTCCGTACATTTCACACATGCAAGCCACAGGAAGACCAAGTGCGGAGCAGCGGAGATGATCGACAGTTGTACTGGGAATTTTTGTCCGATCCAAAGCTGTTGAACACAGCGGTAACCAGGGCGACATGTTTGGTGGCCGTTGTCGGTGACCCAGTATCGCTTTGTACCGTTGGCAACTGTCGTACGATTTGGAGGAACTTTATTGAGAGATGCAATCAAATGCGTGGGCTCTACGGTACAACAGTGGATCAACTTAAGAAAGAAGTAAATGCTGCCATTGCCAGCATACAGCTCAACCCAGAGGCAAAGACATTTGTACCGAAGAGTACACCAGTTTCGGAACCAGAACTCCACACAATCGCAACTGAAGGAACGAATATCGTTACTGATCAAGAAGCCACTCAAGAAAGAACAGAACCAGAGaataacatttcaaaaacaaaggatttcCATTCAAACGATCTTCAAAAAGGGGAAAATGAAGTCGATGTTGAAGAGAATGAAGTAAGAAAGTCAATTCTATGTAATGCGGCTGCTAAAAAGCAAGATCAAGGAGGCCaggaagaaaaggaagaacaaGATGGACAAGAGGGAGAAATCGACCTTGAAGATATCTTTGTTGATGATGAGACTTTGCATCCACGAGAGATAGATGAAATCATCAAGGCATTTATAGAAGAGTGCAAAAGGACGAGACAGTTGCAAGATGAAACTGCGTCAATGTTTCAGGACTCTGAATTCCCAGCATTAGAAGCATCCAGATCAAAAGCCGTCAGAAGTCACACTGCTGAGAAAATACAGTTCTCTTCATATAACAAAACGGAAGACATCTCAGATTTGTGTCCACAAGTTGTAATTGTCAATGGGCGAGTTGAAGTGCGTCTTACAAACCTTGGTCTATACAAGGCTCCCTCTGAAAGGGCTCAAAAAATTATAGCTTCTGCAAAGGAGCAGGAGTTTTTTGATCCTTTTGTGTTAAGGAACCTACTCGAAAAAGAACCGGACAGGTACGTCCGTTGCAATCTACGTCTAAGTCCTGAGAATCCCCAAATGGGATACGCCGTGGTTGAGAACACAACAACACCAGACATCCAGATCAGGGGAAGAGTTCGCCAAGCGTTTGACAAAGATAAGATCGTCTTGGAACTGCTTAACCCAGACAAGAAGAGCGGATCCAATCCAAATGAAAATGACTCTAAcgttcaaggaaaaattgtcg GGGTTCTAGAGCATATCATCAGCCCACGCGAGCGCCAGTTTGTCTGCACTCCAGATTATGAAAACTCCGTTGTGATGCTGCCCATCAACAAGTCTGCTGTGAAACTGGCAAACCTGGGAGATAAAAGTTGTGCGGGTCTACCGATCTACAGAATGGGGCAAAATGGCAGACCAACCCAAGTCAAAATAATAGAGAGAGAACAAGTCCTGAGTGGAAAATATCTGTTTGTTGTGAAATTCCTTCGATGGGGACCAGAGTACCCTTATCCGCTGGGAATGGTTGTAAAGAAACTTCCTCGAGGAGATGACTTAAAAAGTAGCATGGAGATTGTGTACGCTGAGCGCGGTATAAGAAGGGCTTTCAAGGAGGACACAATGAAATACGTTAAGCAGACCTTTCCACCAGATTGGTCCATTCCAAAAAAGGAATACTCCGATCGCCCTAGAGTGGGCGAGGCCTTTACCATTGATCCTCCAAATTCCATGGATCTTGACGATGCAATTACCGTGGAGAAACCCACATCATCCACCTGCCTTATTGGAATTCACATTGCTGATGTTAGTTTCTTTGTTAAGCCGAGTTCTTCACTGGATGAGGAAGCATTCTTGCGTTGCACGTCATATTACCCCGGCGAGGAACAAGAAAGTATTCCGATGCTGCCGCGTGAGCTGAGTGAAGGTTATTGCAGTCTTCTTCCCGAAAAGGATCGTCTCGCAGTCTCTGTTTTTGTAACACTTGACGAGGAAGGACGCATTATCAAGGAACCGAACGTAAAACGCACAATCGTGACGTCTTGCTGTCGCCTGACCTACCTTGAAGCGCAAGAAGTCATAAATGGAAGTAAAGAGAGCGCCATCACGGTCCCCGTAAAAATTGCAGAAAACATCAGGCAGTTAAGCTCACTGGctcaaaaaagaagaaggatTCGTTTGAAAGATCGTGCTTTTGATCACTGGCAAGATGACGAAAGTGAAGAATGCTTTGAAGCACATGAATTGGTTGAAGAAATGATGCTCCTTGCCAACGAGGAAGTTGCTAAGATTCTTTCAGCGAAGTGCCCCTCTTTGGCGCCTCTGAGGATTCAGATACCTCCCAAAGATCACAGATTGGCTGAGTGGGTTGAGATGCACAGCAAATACGCGACTTTGTCACTTCAATATGCCAAGATCTTCCAGAATAGATCAGATACTTCATCGTCCCTTAATCTGCTTCATCGCGAGGTTCCCGCTTTAAAAATGCAGAGATGGGTGTGGAGTGCAATTCGTCAGGCTGTGGTGTCTCGTGACTTCCCCAAGATTTATCAACTGATATGTAACGAAGCAAACCACCCTCAACTTGCTGCGATGCAATCCCGCTTTCGACGAATTCAATCTGAGTCGAAGTTTGTCTGTGAAGATGATCAGCCTCCAGAGAATATCCAACACTACTCACTTGGTATGCGATCATACACGCACTTTACGTCCCCGATCAGAAGATACATGGATGTCGTGGTCCATCGTCTCCTTCTTGATAGCACTGTGTCACAGGATGACATTGCGAAAGTTTGTCGCCGCTCTAACTACGTGCATGATAACTCGCGGAAATTTAAAAGGGATTGTAAAAGGATACGAATGGCGTTCAAGCTACAGGAGCGTTGCCACGAAACACGTGTTTTTATTGAATCCATTGATCATAATTCACTAAGCCTGCATATTTCAAAGCCGGAAGACGACAACCttgcaggaaaacaaaagcaattggTCCTGAGCCACCTGAATCTAGTGGCCCTAGAACGGAAGAATGACGATGAGattctttttcattggaaGTTTAGAAAGTACACTGCCCCAGATGGAAGCAGCTATTTCAATGAACCAATAGAAGCAAACCACAGGAGCGACAGTTCGGTGGTAGACATTCCTCCGGATGACTGGCGACGTATTTTGAATGCTGTTAGGTCCGATGACGAAAACACCTTGGTAGAGATAGTGAAGCAACTGGAAGCCCAACTGAAAAGTACGTCTACATTGGGCGAGGTCGATAAACGTCCGCAATCCGCAGTGTCAGCAAAATGTTTTGAGCCTTACAAGCATCCTCATTTCGGAGAATCACATTCTCATTTTTCCAGCGAGCCAAACGACCActtctatgaaaaaaagttGCTATTGAAGAAGTACGATTTCTTTGCTGTACAACTTTGCCCTCACATGGTTCGAGGAATGCTGGTTCCCGAGATTCAGCTGTTCAAGGTTAATCCACACTTCAATATATGCGTTGAGCACCGGAAACACCCACGCGAATCGTTCGCACATACAGCTAGACACCAGGCGTCTAGAGAGCACTACGAAACCATTGATGAGTACATAAACGCCTGGAGACCAGtacttgcaatggaggctgcCACAGAAGCTGTCAAGGAGAGTGACGGGTTCGTTATCGAACGAGTGAAAACCGTATGGAAGAATACTAAAGATGGCACCAGGTGCTCAATCTCTCTTCCTAAGTCTTACTGTAAGGACCGTCAACTGGAATTTCATCCTGGAGATCTGGTTTGTGTTAGAGTCCCCTACTCGGACACGAACTTTTTGTCTTCCAGTGAGCCTTCACAAAACAATAAG AATTACAGCAGCTACTGCAATCAGCCACAACTTGTTTCTGACTTCTGGGTGGGACATTGCATTGTTAACTGGGCAACACGTTtggaaaaagtgaaagaagaacaaaagaaaaaaattgacatcACGTTAGACTTGCACCAGAAATCCTCACAAATACCAGATGGACTCACAAATGGAGACGAACACAGATGCACTATTGAGCTCCTCCACAGAATTCTCCCTCAAAG ACGAATGTATGCAGCATTATGCACAGAACTGAAGAATTCCTCGAAGCTTGTTCATGCCATTTGCAAAGGAGAAGAACCAAAAGAAG aaaattttgaaatggagTTACCTTTGAAGGTGTCCCTGGTACAACATGGCTTTAAATCATTAAACCAGTTTCAAGAAGCTGCCGTAAAGGAGGCTCTTTCTAAGCCATTCACGTTAATTCAAGGCCCCCCAG GAACTGGTAAAACTGTCACAGGCGTACACATCGCCTACTCGTTTACAGAAAGGAATAAAAGGTTGGCACCTTTCATGAATCGACAGAAACGCACAGGTAAAATGAAAAGCGAAGAAAATGAACCAAAAGCACCAGCTCAAGTCATTTATTGCGGACCATCAAACAAGGCCGTGGATGTGGTTACTG AGTATCTTATGAAGATTCCAAGACTAAAAATTTTGCGAGTGTACAGCGATCTAGTCGAGCAGAAGGAATTTCCTATTCCTAACGCACTGAAACCGGCAAGAGCCACTCGTAGTGACGCCGATCTCAAGATAACCAGTGAAAAGGTGAAGTCGGTATCACTTCATCACGTGATTCGTAGCTCTGTTTGCCCCCATGCCCAAGATTTGCGAGAGTGTGAAGAAGGATTTGCTGAGGCAAGAAAGAGAAGCGAGAAAATTGGTGAAGCCAAGGTCGATGAGTATCGCAAG TTGATCGGAAAAGCAGAGCGCTGGGCTCTTGAACAGTCTGGCGTACAGATTGTTCTTTGCACATGCGTAACAGCTGGGAGTCGAAGGATAGTAACCTCGTGTGATAACGTGCAGCAGTGCATTGTAGATGAATGTGGCATGTGCATGGAGCCTGAATCGCTCGTGCCGATCACGTGCTCTGGAGCCAGACAAATTGTGTTGATTGGTGATCATAAACAGCTACAGCCAGTTGTTCAGGATCACGTAGCAAAATCACTTGGCTTGAATGTGTCCATGTTTGAAAGGCATTCCAAACGAGCAAAGATGCTGAGACTGCAGTATAGGATG CACGCAGGTATTTGCGAATTTCCTTCACATGCGTTCTACGATGGAAAACTTCAGACTGCTGAAGTGGTCAAACTCCGCGAGCGTAGCCCAATTCCTTTTTGGCCCGCCATGATTAGCCAGGGAAAGGATATCCCAATTGTATTCTGTCACGTGGAAGGACAGGAAGAATCCACACGCATAGCATCAGCAGAGAGCAACGAAGAATCCAAATGGAACCAAAAGGAAGTTCTGAAGACG GTTCACGTAGCAAAATGTATCGTCAATCAATACGGGAAACACGTTCGCAAGTCAAATGTAGCTGTACTGACACCGTACAGACAACAACTGAACGAAATAAGTAAGCGATTGAAGGGAGCCTATGAAGAAATTTTAGTCACCACTATAACAAAGAGTCAAG GAAGCGAATGGGATTATGTTATAATCTCTCTTGTTCGATCGTTGAAGGAGGACGAAATTGATCCAGAACCGACAAAAACCTGGCTCCAGAAACACTTGGGCTTCTTGGCAGATGAACATCAAATGAACGTGGGGCTCACGCGCGCACGCAAAGGACTTTGTATCATTG GAAACAAGCATCTTCTCAGCAAGGATAAAATGTGGGCAGAATTGTTACAGCACTACGAAAAAAATCACTGCCTTGTGGACGAGAAATGGCCTTGGCAGTAA